The sequence GGATTGTCTATCGTTGGGAGTGGATAATCTTCCTGTCTTAGATGGAAAGACTCCACTTGAAGTGTACAAAGAGTTCTGCGAGAACTTCAAATCTTCATTCTCACCTTTCATGGGTTCCACAATCACGGTAAGGTCATATGTTTCTGTATGCAGTAGACCATGACCGGATTTTGTTCAAATTGTGGCATTGTTTGCTGATTTTGGCTTGTTTCTGTGCATTGGACAGGGCCTATCTATTGGACTCGGGCCAGATGGTGAGTTACGATATCCATCGCACCACCATCCAGTAAAAGGCAACACTCAGTGTGGGGTGGGAGAATTCCAGTGTTATGACAAAAATATGCTTGGTGATCTTAAGCATCATGCAGAAACACATAGGAACCCTCTTTGGGGACTTGGAGGCCCCCATGATGCCCCCAGCTATGAACAATCTCCAATCTTTGGAGGCTTCTTTGCAGAAAACGGTGGAGCTTGGGAGACCCCATATGgcgatttctttctttcttggtaTTCAAGCCAGCTGATATGCCACGGAGATCAAGTCTTGTCGGTTGCTGCCTCAACCTTCAAAGATGTTCCCATTACTCTGTCTGCCAAAATCCCTCTGATGCACTCATGGTCTAAAGCCCGTTCCCACCCGTCAGAGCTGACTGCTGGTCTGTACAACACGGCACATAGAGATGGCTACGAAGCCATTGCTGAAATATTCTCTAGACATTCTTGCAAGATTATACTTCCTGGAATGGACTTGTCAGATGAAGGCTTTCCAAATGAATCTCATTCCAGCCCAGAATCATTGCTTGCACAAATAACTTCTTCTTGCAGAAAGCATGGCGTAGAGGTTTCAGGCCAAAACTCATCAGTTTCTGGTTCTTCCAAAGgttttgaaaagataaaaaagaactTGTTGGGTGGAAATGCAGCAGTGGACTTGTTCACGTACCAAAGAATGGGAGCATATTTCTTTTCTCCGGAGCATTTCCCTTGTTTCACCCAGTTTGTCCGGGGCCTCAACCAACCAATTCAAAGTTCAGATGATTTACCAGTTGAAGATGCAGAAACTACAAAGTCACTCTCTGGTCTGAAGCTCCAGTTGCAAGCAGCTTAGTTTAACAGCAGCATATCTATGTAAATATGGCAGTTAAACCCTTAGTATATTCATTTTggggtataaatgtaatactgCTACTAATGCAAGACGTTTGCTAGTTTTGCGTCTGAGCTCTTACTTCATTCATCTGAAGGAAGAAAAAACCTTCTCTCGTAGTCCTCGAAGGCTATTGGTTGTAAACAAAATGTGGAACGATACATAATGATACACTCGATGAAATTGAACTATGCTTAGCCCTCATCTTCTCCCACATTCTT comes from Sesamum indicum cultivar Zhongzhi No. 13 linkage group LG10, S_indicum_v1.0, whole genome shotgun sequence and encodes:
- the LOC105171436 gene encoding inactive beta-amylase 9 — translated: MEVSVIGSSQVNLGRVNDNGLCSFSRNLNTKISVVKSCYSKRCNLEQSQNAVCPSRSTLGFSLKISASANSQAVVSEKASRKTKPIDDVKLYVGLPLDTVSNSNTINHGRAIAAGLKALKLLGVDGVELPVWWGIAEREAMGKYDWAGYLAVVEMVEKLGLKLHMSLCFHASAEPQIPLPQWVSQIGESEPSLYFTDRSGQQYKDCLSLGVDNLPVLDGKTPLEVYKEFCENFKSSFSPFMGSTITGLSIGLGPDGELRYPSHHHPVKGNTQCGVGEFQCYDKNMLGDLKHHAETHRNPLWGLGGPHDAPSYEQSPIFGGFFAENGGAWETPYGDFFLSWYSSQLICHGDQVLSVAASTFKDVPITLSAKIPLMHSWSKARSHPSELTAGLYNTAHRDGYEAIAEIFSRHSCKIILPGMDLSDEGFPNESHSSPESLLAQITSSCRKHGVEVSGQNSSVSGSSKGFEKIKKNLLGGNAAVDLFTYQRMGAYFFSPEHFPCFTQFVRGLNQPIQSSDDLPVEDAETTKSLSGLKLQLQAA